Genomic DNA from Streptomyces venezuelae:
AGGAGCGGGGTCAGTCGCGGGTGTGCCGGAGCCGCGCGGAGACCCAGCGGGCCCTCCGGCGGAGAATGCGGGGAATGCCCATTTCCTGAGGGGGGCCGTGATGACCCGGGTCCTGCGGCACGCCCCTCTCACGGCTGTTCAGCGCTGCGGCCGAGCGGCGATTGCGTGCTACGTCACTGTAGTCGTGCGTCCAGCCCATACCCCGACGTGTGCCCGTGCCTCATGGTCGGTAATCGCGCTCAGGGGCCCCAATTGGCCTATGCGCGAGGCAATTGGCGTTCGTAGGACAGGCGTTCGTATGAACCCGTCGACGATCCGCCTCACGGGCCGTCGGCGATGCGCCTCACGGGCCGTCAGCGATCGGGCTCGGGGTCCTTCAGCCAGTTCACGAGCTCCGTCGAGAACGCCACCGGGTCCTCCTCGTGCGGGAAGTGGCCGAGCCCGTCGAACAGCCGCCAGCGGTACGGCGCTTCGACGTACTCGCCCGAGCCCGCCGCGCTCCTCGTCCGCATCACGGGGTCGAGCGAACCGTGCAGATGCAGCGTCGGCACCCGCACCGGGCGCTTCATGCGGCGGTTGAACTGGATGCCGTCGGGGCGTGCCATCGACCGGACCATCCAGCGGTACGGCTCGATCGAGCAGTGCGCCGTCGACGGGATGCACATCGCCCGCCGGTACGTCTCGACCGCCTCGTCGTCCGGCAGGCCGGGCCCGGACCAGTCCCGCACCAGACGGCCCACCAGGGCCCCGTCGTCGGCGACGAGTTGACGCTCCGGCACCCAGGGCCGCTGAAAGCCCCACACGTACGACGCCGACGCGGTCTGCTTGCGGTCCGACAGCATCGCCGAACGCCAGCGCCGCGGATGCGGCATCGAGGAGACGGCGAGGCGGCGCACCAGCTTGGGCCGCATCACGGCCGCCGTCCACGCGAGGTACCCGCCCAGGTCGTGCCCGACGAGCGCGGCGTCCGGCTCACCCAGGGAACGTACGACACCGGTGATGTCGAGAGCGAGGTTCGCCGGGTCGTAGCCGCGAGGCGTGCGGTCGCTGCCGCCCACGCCCCGCAGGTCCATCGCGACGGCCCGGAAACCGGCGTCCGCGAGCGCCACCATCTGGTGCCGCCACGTCCACCAGAACTGCGGGAAACCGTGCAGGAGCAGGACCAGCGGCCCGTCCCCCATCTCGGCGATGTGGAAGCGCGCGCCGTTGGCGGCCACATCCCGGTGGGTCCAGGGTCCCTCGATGCGTACGACCGAGGCGGAGGATTGGGCCGATTGGGCGGCGGGGTCCGTCATGAGGACGAGCGTGCCACAGTGGCCCCCGTCTCACCGATTCGTACGTCGACGGCACCCGTGGGGCCCACTGCGCGGGGATGCGGCTTGACGTTCCCCAGTACGGCAGCCGTCTCCTTGGCCGAAGCGGCGACCTTCTGCGGGCCCTTGCCCTTCTTGGCCTTCTTCGCGAAGACGACGCCGATCAGCGCGAGCAACCCGGCCACCAGCACGTTCGCGGCGAAGGACAGCAGGAAGCAGACGGCGAGGTTCCAGCCGCTCCAGGTACGGATGCCGTACGCGAGCGCGAAACTCAGCATCGGCAGCGAGAAAATGAGGACCGCTCCGGCCGCGGCGAACGCGCCGCCGCCGATCGCACCGCGCTTCACGTCCTGCCGCAGCTGCGCCTTGGCCAGCGCGATCTCGTCGTGGACCAGCGCGGACATCTCACCGGTCGCCGTGGCGACCAGTTGGCCGAGGCTGCGCTCGGCGCCGACGGGGCCGTCGGGTGAGCTCATCGCGTTCTCCCCTTTTTCTCTTCTGATCTCTTCTGAGAAGTGTCTGCTCAGATCATGCCGGACCGTTGCCATCCTCGCGTTCCCCACCCGCTACTTCGGCAAGCCTTCGGTGTTCCGCGGCCTTCTTCTCGTAGATGGCGGCCATCCGATGGTGGTACTCCGGGTCGTCCATCTCGTAGATGTCGGGGACACCGCTGAGGTCGTCGTCGCGCTCCTCGTCCTCCCACAGCTTGCGGTACCTGGCGTTGCGCATCTTCAGCAGGATCCCGGAGAACAGCGCCGCGATGAGAGAGCCGGTCAGGACGGCCGCCTTGATCTCATCGGTGAGCAGCGGATCCTCGGTGAAGGCGAGCTCGCCGATCAGCAGCGAGACGGTGAAGCCGATGCCCGCCAGTGAGGCGACGGCGAACACATCGGGCCAGGCCAGGTCGTCGTTCAGCTCCGCCTTGGTGAAGCGCGCAGCGAGCCAGGTGCCGCCGAAGATGCCGACGGCCTTGCCGACCACCAGGCCGAGGACCACGCCGAGCGTCTCCGGCTGGGTGAAGACGTCGCCGAGCGCGCCACCCGTGACCACGACTCCGGCGCTGAACAGGGCGAACAGCGGCACGGCCAGGCCCGCGGAGAGGGGACGTACGAGATGTTCGATGTGCTCGCCGGGGGAGTGCTCCTCGCCGGCGTCCTCCTTGTGGCAGCGCAGCATCAGGCCCATGGCGACGCCCGCGATGGTGGCGTGGATGCCGCTGTTGTACATCAGGCCCCAGATGGCGAGCGCCAGCGGAACGTAGATGTACCAGCCGCGCACCCGCTTCCTGAGCAGCAGCCAGAACACGACGAGGCCGAGGACGGCGCCGCCGAGCGCGGCGAAGTTGAGGTCGCTGGTGAAGAAGACCGCGATGATCAGGATCGCGAAGAGGTCGTCGACGACGGCGAGGGTGAGCAGGAAGGCGCGGAGCGCGGACGGCAGCGAGGTGCCGATGACGGCGAGGACCGCGAGCGCGAAGGCGATGTCGGTGGCGGTCGGTACCGCCCAGCCGTCCAGTGAGCCGCCGCCCGCGGTGTTGGTGAGGAAGTACACGAGCGCGGGCACGGCCATGCCGCAGAGCGCCGCGACGACGGGCAGTGCCGCCGCCCTGGGGTCGCGCAGGTCGCCCGCGACCAGTTCACGCTTGAGTTCGATGCCGGCCACGAAGAAGAAGACGGCGAGCAGCCCGTCGGCCGCCCAGTGCTGGACGGAGAGGTTGAGGCCGAGCGAGCCGGGGCCGAGGTGGAAGCTCCGGACGGAGTCGTACGATCCGCCGGCCGTGTTGGCCCAGATCAGCGCGGCGACGGCGGCGACGAGCAGCAGGACACCACCGACGGTCTCGGCGCGCAGGGCTTCCGCGACGAAGTTCCGCTCGGGGAGGGAAAGGCGTCCGAGCACCTTGCGGTCGTTCTTGCTGGGGACGGGCGCGGACACGTGAGTCGACCTCCGGTCGGGTAGGCAGGGCTGAGCACATGCCGACCAGACTTCCCGGCGCACCTTGGTACTTCTCGCGCGTCGTACCGCCGTGTGATCTTGTCGCGACGTTGACGCGTTCCTTAGCTTACCTAACGTACGCCCGGACGAATCCAGTGATCTTCACCTTAAGTGCAAAAAGGGCACCCGGCGCGCTTGGCGCCGGGTGCCCTTGCCGTCTGGCGGAGGGAATCAGTCCTCGCTGGGAGCGGCCGGAAGCTTCGTCTGGATGAGGTCCATCACGGAGGAGTCGGTGAGCGTGGTGACGTCACCCAGCTCGCGGTTCTCCGCGACGTCCCGCAGCAGACGGCGCATGATCTTGCCGGACCGGGTCTTCGGCAGTTCGGCCACCGGCAGGACCCGCTTCGGCTTCGCGATCGGGCCGAGCGTGGCGCCCACGTGGTTGCGCAGGTCCGCGACGAGCCCCTCGTCCTCGGCGTTCGCCGTGCCGCGCAGGATCACGAACGCCACGATGGCCTGGCCCGTCGTCTCGTCCGCCGCGCCCACGACCGCCGCCTCGGCGACCGCCGGGTGCGAGACGAGCGCCGACTCGACCTCCGTGGTGGAGATGTTGTGGCCGGAGACGAGCATCACGTCGTCCACTCGGCCGAGCAGCCAGATGTCGCCGTCCTCGTCCTTCTTGGCCCCGTCGCCGGCGAAGTACTTGCCCTCGAAACGCGACCAGTACGTGTCGATGAACCGCTGGTCGTCGCCCCAGATGGTGCGCAGCATCGA
This window encodes:
- the nhaA gene encoding Na+/H+ antiporter NhaA: MSAPVPSKNDRKVLGRLSLPERNFVAEALRAETVGGVLLLVAAVAALIWANTAGGSYDSVRSFHLGPGSLGLNLSVQHWAADGLLAVFFFVAGIELKRELVAGDLRDPRAAALPVVAALCGMAVPALVYFLTNTAGGGSLDGWAVPTATDIAFALAVLAVIGTSLPSALRAFLLTLAVVDDLFAILIIAVFFTSDLNFAALGGAVLGLVVFWLLLRKRVRGWYIYVPLALAIWGLMYNSGIHATIAGVAMGLMLRCHKEDAGEEHSPGEHIEHLVRPLSAGLAVPLFALFSAGVVVTGGALGDVFTQPETLGVVLGLVVGKAVGIFGGTWLAARFTKAELNDDLAWPDVFAVASLAGIGFTVSLLIGELAFTEDPLLTDEIKAAVLTGSLIAALFSGILLKMRNARYRKLWEDEERDDDLSGVPDIYEMDDPEYHHRMAAIYEKKAAEHRRLAEVAGGEREDGNGPA
- a CDS encoding alpha/beta fold hydrolase gives rise to the protein MTDPAAQSAQSSASVVRIEGPWTHRDVAANGARFHIAEMGDGPLVLLLHGFPQFWWTWRHQMVALADAGFRAVAMDLRGVGGSDRTPRGYDPANLALDITGVVRSLGEPDAALVGHDLGGYLAWTAAVMRPKLVRRLAVSSMPHPRRWRSAMLSDRKQTASASYVWGFQRPWVPERQLVADDGALVGRLVRDWSGPGLPDDEAVETYRRAMCIPSTAHCSIEPYRWMVRSMARPDGIQFNRRMKRPVRVPTLHLHGSLDPVMRTRSAAGSGEYVEAPYRWRLFDGLGHFPHEEDPVAFSTELVNWLKDPEPDR
- a CDS encoding phage holin family protein: MSSPDGPVGAERSLGQLVATATGEMSALVHDEIALAKAQLRQDVKRGAIGGGAFAAAGAVLIFSLPMLSFALAYGIRTWSGWNLAVCFLLSFAANVLVAGLLALIGVVFAKKAKKGKGPQKVAASAKETAAVLGNVKPHPRAVGPTGAVDVRIGETGATVARSSS